The following are encoded in a window of Cryobacterium sp. CG_9.6 genomic DNA:
- a CDS encoding chorismate mutase has translation MAVNEELPADAGQDAIDQLHSIRESIDNIDAALIHLLAERFKFTQQVGRLKAAHGLPPADPGRELQQIDRLRNLALEAHLDPAFAEKFLNFVIAEVIHHHVQIAGGTAAPAAS, from the coding sequence ATGGCTGTAAACGAGGAACTCCCCGCCGACGCGGGACAAGATGCAATTGACCAGCTGCACAGCATTCGCGAAAGCATCGACAATATCGATGCCGCGCTCATTCATCTGCTGGCTGAGCGGTTCAAATTCACTCAGCAGGTGGGGCGACTGAAGGCTGCCCATGGCCTGCCGCCCGCCGACCCGGGGCGTGAACTGCAGCAGATTGATCGGCTGCGTAATCTGGCCCTCGAGGCCCACCTCGACCCCGCTTTTGCGGAGAAGTTCCTCAACTTCGTGATCGCCGAGGTCATTCACCACCACGTGCAGATCGCCGGCGGCACGGCAGCTCCCGCCGCGTCATGA
- a CDS encoding TetR/AcrR family transcriptional regulator, producing the protein MTVSTDGAGPARAWRNYAEETLPPMLQTAADCFVEHGYHGTKIRAVAARVGLSVPGLYHHYPSKHALLVSIARFAMQDLLERCESALAEAGPAVEDRFRLLIECLVLFHAHRSDLAFIAASEIRSLEGDARTAHIAARDRQQRMVDEIIDAGVAEGVFGTQYPHEASLAIVTMCTGVAQWYRLDGALTPEDLAVRYDAIARHALA; encoded by the coding sequence ATGACCGTCTCGACCGACGGGGCCGGCCCGGCGCGCGCCTGGCGGAACTATGCGGAAGAAACCCTTCCGCCCATGCTGCAGACGGCGGCGGATTGCTTCGTCGAGCACGGTTATCACGGCACGAAAATTCGCGCCGTGGCTGCCCGGGTGGGGCTATCGGTGCCCGGCCTCTACCACCACTACCCGTCGAAACACGCTCTGCTCGTGTCGATCGCGCGATTTGCCATGCAGGACCTGCTGGAGCGGTGCGAGAGCGCTCTGGCCGAAGCCGGCCCAGCCGTTGAGGACCGGTTTCGACTGTTGATTGAGTGTCTGGTGCTGTTCCACGCGCACCGCAGCGACCTTGCGTTCATCGCTGCGAGTGAGATTCGCAGCCTGGAGGGGGATGCGCGCACCGCACACATTGCCGCGCGAGATCGGCAGCAGCGCATGGTGGATGAGATCATCGACGCCGGAGTGGCGGAGGGCGTTTTCGGCACCCAGTATCCGCACGAGGCCAGCCTCGCCATCGTCACGATGTGTACGGGCGTCGCGCAGTGGTATCGGCTCGACGGGGCGCTCACGCCCGAAGACCTCGCCGTGCGCTACGACGCCATCGCCCGCCACGCCCTGGCGTAG
- a CDS encoding acyl-CoA dehydrogenase family protein, producing MTTSPVNLSPEHREALRLRTREFIRTTVIPAEPHPGDTLTAATRIRLQTAAKEAGIFAPHVSTQYGGQGLPIEHWSVVFQEAGYSPIGPSVLNCMAPDEGNMHMLALIGTDEQKERYLVPLALGDTRSCFGMTEPHPGAGSDPAALRTTATKVDGGWSITGHKRFTSGALLADFCIVMTRTEATGEAPAGATMLLVDMSNPGVRLGTLIHTMDRAIDGGHPHVHFDEAIVPDSAVLGEVGKGFTYAQVRLGPARLTHCMRWLGLARRSLDIALDRIERREIFGSPMKDLGLAQELIAQCVIDIETSDAIITKAAQLLATDAKAGSALSSVAKVYVSEAVNRVIDRCVQLCGGDGVSDALPLASYLNEVRAFRIYDGSNETHKWAISRRASARRAAAVAAGEPYLADVGDEF from the coding sequence ATGACTACGTCCCCCGTGAACCTCTCCCCCGAGCACCGTGAAGCGCTGCGGCTGCGCACCCGGGAGTTCATCCGCACGACCGTCATCCCCGCCGAGCCCCACCCGGGTGACACGCTCACGGCGGCCACGCGCATCCGCTTGCAGACGGCCGCCAAGGAGGCCGGCATTTTCGCTCCCCACGTGTCGACACAGTACGGCGGCCAGGGCCTGCCCATTGAGCACTGGTCGGTGGTTTTTCAGGAGGCTGGCTACTCCCCGATCGGCCCCAGCGTGCTCAACTGCATGGCCCCCGACGAAGGAAACATGCACATGCTCGCCCTCATCGGCACCGACGAGCAGAAGGAGCGCTACCTCGTTCCGCTCGCACTCGGCGACACGCGATCCTGCTTCGGCATGACCGAACCGCACCCGGGAGCAGGCTCCGACCCGGCCGCCCTGCGCACGACCGCCACCAAGGTCGACGGCGGCTGGTCCATCACCGGCCACAAACGGTTCACGAGCGGCGCGCTGCTCGCCGATTTCTGCATCGTGATGACCCGCACCGAGGCCACCGGCGAGGCTCCGGCCGGCGCCACCATGCTTCTTGTCGACATGTCGAATCCCGGCGTGCGCCTCGGAACGCTTATTCACACCATGGACCGGGCCATCGACGGGGGGCACCCGCACGTGCACTTCGACGAGGCCATCGTGCCGGATTCGGCGGTGCTCGGAGAGGTCGGCAAGGGCTTCACCTACGCCCAGGTGCGTCTGGGACCCGCCCGACTCACGCACTGCATGCGCTGGCTCGGCCTCGCCCGCCGGTCCCTCGACATCGCGCTCGACCGCATCGAACGCCGCGAAATCTTCGGGTCACCCATGAAAGACCTCGGCCTCGCCCAGGAACTCATCGCCCAGTGCGTGATCGACATCGAAACCTCCGACGCCATCATTACCAAGGCTGCCCAGCTTCTGGCCACGGATGCGAAGGCCGGTTCGGCCCTGTCGTCGGTCGCCAAGGTCTACGTCTCTGAAGCCGTCAACCGCGTGATCGACCGGTGCGTGCAGCTCTGCGGAGGCGACGGCGTCTCCGATGCGCTGCCCCTCGCCTCCTACCTCAACGAGGTACGCGCGTTCCGTATCTACGACGGCTCCAACGAGACTCACAAGTGGGCAATCTCCCGCCGAGCATCCGCCCGACGCGCTGCGGCCGTGGCCGCTGGAGAGCCCTACCTCGCCGACGTGGGAGATGAGTTCTGA
- a CDS encoding SDR family oxidoreductase — MTDQNCRRLEGRTALVTGASRGIGLAIAHRLVSEGARVCITARSLEPLEAALASFPPESVIAVAGKSHDPEHRAQVLDTVARHFGQLDILVNNVGINPVYGPLLDLDLDAARKITEVNLFGTLAWIQDAVHHPVLDFSGRGGSVINMSSVTGETASPGIGFYGVTKAAIAHLTRTLAAEMGPSVRVNAVAPAIVKTQFAKALYEGKEAEVAAQYPLGRLGEPGDVAAAVAFLASDDAAWISGQVLNLDGGLLAAGGVA; from the coding sequence ATGACAGACCAGAATTGCCGCCGCTTGGAGGGCAGAACCGCCCTCGTCACCGGTGCGAGCCGCGGAATCGGGCTGGCCATTGCACACCGACTCGTGTCGGAGGGGGCCCGCGTCTGCATCACGGCGCGGAGCCTCGAGCCGCTCGAGGCGGCACTCGCCTCGTTTCCACCAGAAAGCGTGATCGCGGTGGCCGGTAAGTCCCACGACCCCGAGCACCGGGCGCAGGTGCTCGATACCGTGGCGCGGCACTTCGGCCAGCTCGACATTCTGGTGAACAACGTGGGCATCAATCCCGTCTACGGCCCTCTGCTCGACCTTGATCTGGATGCCGCCCGCAAAATCACCGAGGTGAATCTGTTCGGTACGCTCGCCTGGATTCAGGATGCCGTGCATCACCCCGTTCTCGATTTCTCGGGCCGTGGCGGCTCCGTGATCAACATGTCATCCGTCACGGGCGAGACCGCTTCGCCCGGCATCGGCTTCTATGGCGTGACGAAAGCCGCCATCGCACACCTCACCCGAACACTCGCCGCCGAAATGGGACCGAGCGTCCGCGTGAACGCGGTGGCGCCCGCCATCGTGAAAACACAGTTCGCAAAGGCCCTGTACGAGGGCAAGGAGGCCGAGGTTGCCGCGCAATACCCGCTTGGTCGTCTCGGCGAGCCCGGAGACGTGGCCGCAGCGGTGGCCTTCCTCGCCTCCGACGATGCCGCCTGGATCTCCGGCCAAGTGCTCAACCTCGACGGCGGCCTGCTCGCCGCCGGCGGCGTCGCCTAA
- a CDS encoding phosphotransferase family protein, with protein MLTDADGFEVVRSRADAAGLASPPLLVLDAVEEFLDEQKLGAGPLRFARIGDGQSNVTYRIERGEDVFVLRRGPRPPLPKSTHDMVREARIQQLVSAEGVPVPEILAVCTDESVLGVPFYVMNFLSGITVADEVPTLLSSPEQRASTSAAVVDTLVQLHRVPVAEGGLATFGRPDGYLRRQVERFGGLWSVNTTRDLPDVARIGRWLGANIPLSQTASVIHGDYRTGNLLFAADAPARVLAVLDWEMATVGDPLADLGYLTATYSEPGSTPTPLERTRVTRQPGYWSRDELVARYQEQMPLDLSALNWYQTLALWKASIFCEAIYTRWLNGERPDDTSFGPSLAEGIPRLLDGARQFAGQASGIDF; from the coding sequence ATGCTGACCGATGCAGACGGCTTCGAGGTTGTGCGAAGCAGAGCGGATGCCGCGGGCCTCGCCTCCCCTCCCCTGCTGGTTCTTGACGCCGTCGAGGAATTCTTGGACGAGCAGAAACTCGGTGCGGGTCCGCTCCGCTTTGCACGAATCGGGGATGGGCAGTCGAATGTCACGTACCGCATCGAGCGAGGGGAGGATGTGTTCGTGTTGCGCCGCGGGCCGCGGCCCCCGCTACCCAAATCAACCCACGACATGGTTCGAGAAGCGCGCATTCAACAGCTCGTATCGGCGGAAGGCGTACCCGTGCCGGAGATCCTCGCGGTGTGCACCGACGAGTCCGTGCTCGGGGTTCCCTTCTATGTCATGAACTTCCTCAGCGGAATCACGGTCGCCGACGAGGTACCCACTCTGCTGAGCTCACCGGAACAGCGCGCGAGCACGAGCGCGGCCGTCGTGGATACCCTCGTGCAGTTGCACCGGGTACCCGTGGCCGAAGGCGGCCTCGCCACCTTCGGCCGACCCGACGGGTACCTGCGCCGCCAGGTGGAACGCTTCGGCGGCCTGTGGAGCGTGAACACCACGAGGGACCTTCCCGATGTGGCCCGGATCGGGCGCTGGCTCGGCGCCAACATTCCGCTGAGCCAGACCGCCAGCGTGATCCACGGCGACTACCGCACCGGCAACCTTCTGTTTGCTGCAGACGCGCCCGCACGGGTGCTCGCCGTTCTCGATTGGGAAATGGCCACGGTGGGTGACCCGTTGGCTGACCTTGGTTACCTCACCGCCACCTATTCCGAACCGGGCAGCACGCCGACGCCGCTCGAACGCACCCGGGTCACCCGGCAACCGGGCTACTGGAGCCGCGACGAGCTCGTGGCCCGCTACCAGGAGCAGATGCCGCTCGATCTCAGCGCCCTCAACTGGTATCAGACCCTGGCCCTCTGGAAGGCATCCATCTTCTGCGAGGCGATTTACACGCGCTGGCTGAACGGTGAACGTCCGGATGACACCTCATTCGGCCCGTCTCTCGCCGAGGGAATCCCGCGGCTTCTCGACGGCGCCCGGCAATTCGCCGGCCAGGCGAGCGGCATCGACTTCTAG
- a CDS encoding SDR family NAD(P)-dependent oxidoreductase — translation MSWNPRALPSQAGKTFVVTGANAGLGYFTSEQLASTGAHVVLACRNETRAQAALAAIRSRVPGASVSRMLLDVSDLVSVRTAAESLRALPRLDGLILNAGIVHPSADRLVSLDGNELIFATNFLGHFALAAGTLSALRRTPGSRVVSLGSMISRLMDSSLDDLQLATTYNGWKAYAQSKIAMQVFGFELDRRLRAAGAGTVQSLVAHPGYSISGLTPTVPGINEITPAKRVIDGVQRLVGAQGKQQGAWSTVRAAIDPDAHGGDYFGPRFLTRGAPTRQPATRTSRDRGVAAKLWERAETLIEEPFL, via the coding sequence ATGAGCTGGAACCCGCGTGCGTTGCCCAGCCAGGCGGGCAAGACCTTCGTGGTCACCGGCGCCAACGCGGGCCTCGGCTACTTCACGAGTGAGCAGCTGGCGAGCACGGGCGCCCACGTGGTGCTGGCGTGCCGAAACGAAACGCGAGCCCAAGCGGCGCTTGCGGCCATTCGGTCGCGCGTGCCCGGGGCATCCGTTTCGAGGATGCTCCTCGACGTGTCTGACCTGGTGTCGGTGCGCACGGCCGCCGAGTCGCTGCGCGCCCTGCCGCGCCTGGACGGGCTTATTCTGAACGCCGGAATCGTGCACCCTTCGGCCGACCGGCTCGTGAGCCTCGACGGCAACGAGCTCATTTTTGCCACCAACTTTCTGGGGCACTTTGCGCTCGCGGCGGGCACGCTGTCGGCCCTTCGGCGCACTCCCGGCAGCCGAGTGGTGTCGCTCGGGTCCATGATCTCGCGGCTCATGGATTCCTCGCTCGACGACCTGCAGCTCGCCACGACCTACAACGGGTGGAAGGCTTACGCGCAGTCCAAGATCGCCATGCAGGTGTTCGGTTTTGAGCTCGACCGCCGGCTGCGTGCCGCCGGTGCCGGAACCGTGCAGTCGCTCGTGGCGCACCCGGGTTATTCCATCTCCGGCCTCACCCCCACCGTGCCGGGCATTAACGAGATCACACCGGCCAAGCGCGTAATCGACGGCGTGCAACGGCTTGTGGGTGCCCAGGGTAAGCAGCAGGGCGCGTGGTCTACCGTGCGTGCGGCCATCGACCCGGATGCCCATGGCGGCGACTACTTCGGCCCACGTTTTCTCACCCGCGGTGCACCCACGCGCCAGCCGGCCACCCGCACGTCGCGTGACCGCGGTGTGGCAGCAAAGCTGTGGGAGCGGGCCGAGACTCTGATCGAGGAGCCCTTCCTCTAA
- a CDS encoding endonuclease/exonuclease/phosphatase family protein — MVRVVVNVPAEVATELMQLGAAVDAVIPAKRADNLLVGSWNLRAFSGLSPTWAATSATKPQRDWRAVASIAQILAHFDVVAVQEVRRNVSALRFLMTMLGAHWRVLTSDVTEGNKGNGERLTFLYDTTRVQPSGLVGEIVLPAAVRVRTALQFARSPYAASFTRDGVEFILTTVHIVWASASERIPEIRAFAEWMRAWADRKNDWNTNLLVLGDFNIDRYGNPLYDAFIETGLFPPPELNKLPRTIFDDETAPHFYDQIAWFTTNTNPVQSLLRGMTYTGRGGSFNFPLHVYPGLERETLSWRISDHYPLWVEFALAS, encoded by the coding sequence ATGGTTCGCGTGGTGGTGAACGTGCCAGCCGAGGTAGCCACGGAACTCATGCAGTTGGGTGCCGCTGTTGACGCTGTCATTCCCGCTAAACGTGCCGATAATCTGCTCGTGGGCAGCTGGAATCTCAGGGCGTTCTCTGGGCTTTCACCCACCTGGGCGGCGACATCCGCTACGAAACCGCAGCGTGACTGGCGGGCCGTGGCGAGCATCGCCCAGATTCTGGCGCACTTCGACGTGGTGGCGGTGCAGGAGGTTCGCCGAAACGTGTCGGCCCTCCGATTTCTCATGACCATGCTCGGTGCGCACTGGCGTGTCCTCACCTCGGACGTGACCGAGGGGAACAAGGGCAATGGGGAGCGGCTGACGTTTCTCTACGACACCACCCGCGTGCAGCCGTCCGGTCTGGTGGGCGAGATCGTGCTGCCCGCGGCGGTGCGGGTGCGCACGGCACTGCAGTTCGCCCGCTCACCCTACGCGGCGAGTTTCACCCGCGACGGTGTGGAATTCATTCTCACCACCGTGCACATCGTGTGGGCCAGTGCGAGCGAGCGCATCCCCGAAATTCGGGCTTTTGCCGAGTGGATGCGCGCCTGGGCCGACCGCAAGAACGACTGGAACACGAACCTGCTGGTGCTCGGCGATTTCAACATTGACCGGTACGGCAACCCGCTGTACGACGCGTTCATCGAGACGGGCCTCTTTCCTCCGCCCGAGCTCAATAAGCTTCCCCGCACCATCTTTGACGATGAAACTGCGCCGCACTTCTACGACCAGATCGCCTGGTTCACCACCAACACCAACCCGGTGCAGTCGCTGTTGCGCGGCATGACGTACACCGGCCGCGGGGGGTCGTTCAACTTTCCGCTGCACGTCTACCCCGGGTTGGAACGCGAGACGCTGTCGTGGCGCATCTCCGATCACTACCCGCTCTGGGTCGAGTTCGCGCTGGCGAGCTGA